In a genomic window of Pseudorasbora parva isolate DD20220531a chromosome 24, ASM2467924v1, whole genome shotgun sequence:
- the pdia4 gene encoding protein disulfide-isomerase A4, whose protein sequence is MKKITLLLIVLLGVTHFILPSRCEEDAKDDSAEDLGEEDDDDDDDDEDDADDTEVKEENGVLVLTDKNFDTFMEGKDTVLVEFYAPWCGHCKQFAPEYEKIAQTLKENDPPIPVAKVDATKASALGSRFEVSGYPTIKILKKGEPVDYDGDRSERAIVERVKEVAQPDWKPPPEATLDLTKDNFDDVVNNADIILVEFYAPWCGHCKRLAPEYEKAAKELSNRIPPIPLAKVDATAESDLATRFGVSGYPTLKIFRKGKAFDYNGPREKFGIVDYMSDQAGPPSKQVQTLKQVQEILRDGDDAVIVGVFSSEDDAAYEIYQEACNTLRDDYKFMHTFNNEVAKFIKASPGQVVMLQPEKFRSKYEPASHSLTIKDSTPASEVQEFFKKHTLPLVGHRKQSNEAKRYSTRPLVVVYYGVDFSFDFRVATQFWRSKVLEVAKDFPEYTFAIADEEDYADELKSLGLSESGEEVNVAILGEGGKKYAMEPEEFDTDVLQSFIMAFKKGKLKPIIKSQPIPKSNKGPVKVVVGKTFDDIVMDTKKDVLIEFYAPWCGHCKKMEPDYTALGKKYKNEKNLVIAKMDATANDVPHDSYKAEGFPTIYFAPSNNKQSPVKFEGGKRDVEELSKFVEKHATKLSHKKDEL, encoded by the exons ATGAAGAAGATAACCCTTCTATTGATTGTGTTACTTGGAGTGACACACTTCATATTACCAAGCCGATGCGAAGAAGATGCCAAAGATG attcaGCTGAAGATCTAGGAGAGGAAGATGACGACGACGACGATGATGATGAGGACGATGCAGATGATACTGAAGTGAAGGAGGAGAATGGGGTGCTGGTGCTGACAGACAAAAACTTTGACACCTTTATGGAGGGCAAAGACACCGTACTTGTAGAGTTCTATGCACCATG GTGTGGCCATTGCAAACAATTTGCTCCCGAATATGAGAAAATCGCTCAGACACTAAAGGAGAATGACCCACCTATTCCTGTGGCAAAGGTTGATGCCACTAAGGCTAGTGCTCTGGGCAGTAGGTTTGAAGTGTCTGGATATCCCACCatcaaaattctcaaaaaaggAGAGCCGGTGGACTATGATGGGGACAGAAGTGAACGTG CCATTGTGGAACGGGTTAAAGAAGTTGCCCAACCAGACtggaaacctcctccagaggccACCCTTGACTTGACTAAGGATAATTTTGATGATGTGGTGAACAATGCAGACATCATTCTGGTGGAGTTCTATGCACCATG GTGTGGCCACTGTAAGAGACTCGCTCCCGAGTATGAGAAGGCTGCCAAAGAGCTCAGCAATCGCATTCCTCCTATTCCACTGGCTAAAGTAGATGCCACTGCAGAGAGTGATTTAGCGACGCGGTTTGGTGTTTCTGGCTACCCAACTCTTAAAATCTTCAGAAAGGGCAAAGCTTTCGATTACAATGGTCCACGGGAGAAGTTCG GTATTGTTGATTACATGTCAGACCAGGCGGGTCCTCCATCAAAGCAGGTGCAGACACTGAAACAGGTTCAGGAGATCCTCAGAGATGGAGATGATGCTGTTATTGTAGGTGTTTTCTCCAGTGAAGATGATGCAGCATATGAGATCTATCAAGAAGCAT GTAACACTCTGCGAGATGACTATAAATTTATGCATACGTTCAATAATGAAGTTGCAAAATTCATCAAGGCTTCACCTGGACAAGTAGTCATGCTCCAGCCAGAGAAGTTTAGGTCTAAATATGAGCCAGCATCTCATTCACTAACAATTAAA GATTCCACGCCTGCTTCAGAAGTTCAGGAATTCTTCAAGAAACACACATTACCTTTAGTTGgacacagaaaacagagcaaTGAAGCAAAGCGATACAGCACACGACCTCTTGTGGTGGTTTATTACGGAGTGGACTTTAGTTTTGACTTCAGAGTTG CCACTCAGTTTTGGAGGAGCAAAGTGCTTGAAGTAGCAAAGGATTTTCCAGAGTACACATTTGCCATTGCGGATGAGGAAGACTATGCTGATGAACTGAAGAGCCTTGGACTCAGTGAAAGTGGGGAGGAGGTGAATGTTGCCATTCTTGGTGAGGGAGGGAAGAAATATGCCATGGAGCCAGAGGAATTTGACACTGATGTGCTCCAGAGCTTTATCATGGCCTTCAAAAAAG GTAAGCTGAAACCTATTATAAAATCTCAGCCTATTCCCAAGAGCAACAAAGGACCAGTGAAGGTTGTGGTGGGCAAAACTTTTGATGACATTGTTATGGACACAAAGAAGGATGTCCTTATAGAGTTCTATGCACCATGGTGTGGCCACTGTAAAAAGATGGAGCCAGATTACACAGCTCTTGGAAAGAAATACAAGAATGAGAAGAATCTTGTCATTGCCAAAATGGATGCCACTGCTAATGATGTGCCCCACGACAGTTATAAAGCAGAGGGCTTCCCTACAATCTACTTCGCTCCTAGCAACAACAAGCAGAGCCCAGTCAAATTTGAAGGCGGCAAAAGAGATGTGGAGGAACTGAGCAAATTTGTGGAAAAACACGCCACAAAATTATCACACAAAAAAGATGAGCTCTAA
- the LOC137063256 gene encoding polycystin-1-like protein 1, with amino-acid sequence MPADVTLMNSIYTHFTSWQIRACPSGTDYLNLMLSKINQDIPSCALLPTDTEDKQQDKASTKSTDSHKRAVWIFSDKRAYATQTDIKFVAVTEAPDPLNFYWRFGDGPEIKTTSRIFKKRYRLPDKYNVTVSVSNGLTSISSDVYPVVIQRAVQANRLLYSPSVLSNRSVNFTCRISSGTDVSYLWNFGDGTELDGSSTVHHVFNRTGEYILEVIMSNLVSSASLTGHIFVVEEPCQPPPVKNMGPNKIQVWRYQNVHLAVTFEAQIQCNVSRGLLYRWTIYDPSGQQLLLPHIDTGRQYIDLPKYLLHYGTYTAIAKVQVSSNVVYSNYSVLIEVVRSHPVSVISEATNIFINRQSGVIVNLDGRKSHDPDFPNNTLSYSWTCRPVNTEESSCFNRNIESTSAVLTFPALALKPDFDLLKFTHTVYSGHQSSSSEMFITVTSKRASNIHMSCKDCRENAVNCNEQFSVSALCDDCGFNAKKVTYHWKLYLVNASSKAVTEVPFCSSMDLGLPSKMEESLQFSQPAVTPNTPAHFTDPSVPDKGLSLAPYLLSEDIVLTAPVTQDTLTSMMDDVMKHHNISENTLIESPSANMYHHAEFLTIKPSHPPLFPSFPEETESSGGPWEYHGSLPDPDKVSLTDVISDLHTKDMLYMDIYEAISGDRPSQPEYDYYHFGIEEADPGVPVGRPTGTNSMGFSWNEESFPHSYDNEGDNLVDPNLLAPAVSEKTLLDLDRQLIHQPVFESYTLTGLSSSVVTFKPFMLKPKSLYLLEVSASSEERLQGKSQLFFHTQAVPEGMSCQVQPNTGSEIHTHFSVFCSSGKEDLLYKYSFSVGNTERKLLYEGRDFQHYFSLPSGDPNDDYKVTVYIEIKNRFGAATKPCPVTVTVRPSFQRNSSSQPSPDQELYIYGIGNLTGLSKIGSNLDINNYISLLSAVLNRLSLDPEASVELLTLTRTALVSAACQLSITDKGDLFEIIYRLTDLIRISSQVKFHSAKEIIQHVQNLPSLLHESKPPAGHTLDIGAVNALVSLLSGVLEAPVLSSRPGHQLKNKVLYTVTNLVLDYMLSSNVLQYNVNSSFMEVLARKNSQSYSMAKTFGFTTFHLTDFLRMQFQQWSSNGQHKPCVITWLTVYRHSPFRCSRTMQFSGETADIRLYNCTTRKEIKVHHISTPVTIAFQRKEKRSSRHTDFTLLHSQVNSHQFNITSQTLQRALQITVQFNRPAERPFPILLLLRMYEQPTPNKYNEQKMYHWKGQTAHIFLPQSYLHATGAVYLMLLSADYDKRHCNKYIARAVNYTLSIESVECLSWDGVKEWKPRGCFSHGGVSPDKIYCSSKTNYTLIILSVIFLALYVVVLVFCRNADVSKQKTTGSFLLPENSPSDRFIYAVTIDTGFRSRTRMTAKVHIVLYGDVGVSQTRELSSSDSKLFTRNSRNTFILSTPESLGQVWKVHLWHDNAGSSPSWYLSHVVVKDLVQGSSWFFLGQCWMAVDEGDGRVERSLAASKCGLTFKQFLYLKLTKYLEDFHPWLSVFSRPSFSSHTHTQRWSVCLLLLQGYMCVSAVLINLLEEQCFLEMGLIDVSPVSMVTGLFSVLAVMPVGGLVSLVFRVSKTMAHSVSGEQYTVKVPDVYSVEVSHWTHSSWTKEYKHGTQDLSTSKLQEDPDSILETVEDSMPDVNNRSHDKCKWNKTDLKSHSADILEKQQVCGGIIRSLQSWCYYVGWTLCLTLSITCVVITGTLGVKFSKTKTLLWAHSVFFSLVFCGFVLHPAMILIIATTVSLLHRKRPNWFHSLSVTEPVTELMKHGDQNIETVLVSKYQQAHFEKVLAARQRARYLRLVRPPNSKELKCVRGQIKKQTLLYKTTRDLMLYLIMLSTILFVTYGKSANDKYHLNQAIKTHFTKSLQNSFYSIQKHDDWWKWTTTTFIERLYDNANRHDKGIQNETGDFRGDFSLIGSPVIRKIKSTYNTSCQILNLLEKNNINSSDNQSVRHSLCGKLGCYEGERVSVNLGKTRFQAIKSIKKLLDTSWMTPFTQIMMVQFILYNGPYNLFTSVTILVEQTSTGALMPSASVQSTRLYHFPTVLDYSVMTCELLFFVFILLHMYWQIYVMTQRGWLYWRNIWSWLEMTVIICSLLRYICTVYTFMLKTEMIDFLQNGDFKIRAALSPIFFCEQLSQSVLGGVVNLLLLKCVSLLPLNKAVAAAVSSWNVIFSNLLWLLAPGVIVTVALSGLRNLVFYSFQFNGITRSAHLLFTRFFCLSHFNDIYLQSHVPSTLYSGAIFCTMIPLNAMAIATLIVFVKQTKATKKRKHLITVFELVYYVKDMALLITGKANHKSTDHHAHTNSFYLAEFEDLMDELWFHLCTMSDSLQNTPPAKENLLEIQSNFSFPFSEHVYCSDSESVTFDGNCMNSKPHRLGKKHKGCLDMSSASFLSYKENTHRLPLEQSMYKYLQEGKGRTQEKSLSRGLRNFKNHLRDPVRELEESGRAQILSSGKQIHCAPAERKSIVSSKSAMLPDPSRVADEHNNALETQIITQMKRHTVLTSPTCKVNIGHTARANEDGQSCVFKALPSEGMDIPIEEQTVIPGYIEQCV; translated from the exons ATGCCTGCAG ATGTGACCTTGATGAACAGTATCTACACTCATTTTACCAGCTGGCAGATTAGAGCATGTCCCTCTGGGACCGACTACTTGAATCTCATGTTGTCCAAGATAAATCAGGATATCCCATCCTGTGCCCTTCTGCCCACAGATACAGAGGACAAGCAGCAGGATAAAGCCTCAACCAAATCCACAGACAGTCACAAGCGAG CTGTTTGGATTTTTTCTGACAAACGGGCATATGCAACACAGACAGACATCAAATTTGTAGCAGTAACAGAAGCGCCTGATCCTCTTAACTTTTATTGGAGATTTGGGGATGGACcagaaataaaaacaacatcCAGAATCTTCAAAAAGAGATATCGCCTCCCAGACAA ATACAATGTCACTGTCAGTGTGTCTAATGGTCTCACATCCATCAGCTCAGATGTTTATCCTGTTGTGATTCAGAGAGCTGTGCAGGCCAACAGGCTTCTGTATAGTCCCTCAGTTTTATCAAACCGTTCTGTAAACTTCACCTGCCGGATCAGCTCAGGTACTGATGTCTCGTATCTTTGGAATTTTGGAGATGGAACAGAGCTAGATGGATCAAGCACTGTGCATCATGTCTTTAACAG aACTGGAGAGTACATATTAGAGGTTATTATGTCAAACTTGGTGAGCTCAGCCTCTTTAACAGGGCACATCTTTGTCGTTGAAGAACCATGTCAGCCTCCTCCGGTGAAAAACATGGGCCCAAATAAAATACAG GTGTGGCGGTATCAAAATGTCCACCTTGCTGTGACGTTTGAGGCTCAGATTCAGTGTAATGTCTCCAGAGGTCTCCTGTATAGATGGACTATATACGACCCAAGCGGACAACAGTTACTCCTCCCACACATAGACACGGGACGGCAGTATATTGATCTTCCAAAATACCTCCTACATTATGGAACATATACAGCTATTGCAAAA GTCCAGGTATCCAGTAATGTGGTGTACAGCAACTACAGTGTTTTAATTGAAGTGGTGCGCAGTCATCCTGTCAGTGTCATCAGTGAAGCCACAAATATTTTCATCAATCGTCAAAGCGGCGTTATTGTTAATCTGGATGGGCGAAAATCACATGACCCAGATTTCCCCAATAATACTTTAAG ttacaGCTGGACATGCAGGCCAGTAAACACAGAAGAGAGCAGCTGTTTTAACAGAAACATTGAGTCCACTTCAGCAGTGCTTACATTTCCCGCTCTTGCCTTGAAACCTGACTTTGACCTGCTTAAATTCACTCACACTGTGTACAGTGGACATCAATCTTCTTCATCTGAGATGTTCATCACTGTAACATCAAAACGTGCCAG CAACATTCATATGTCTTGTAAAGACTGCAGAGAAAATGCAGTGAACTGCAATGAACAGTTTTCTGTCTCTGCTCTCTGTGATGACTGTGGTTTCAATGCAAAAAAAGTCACCTATCACTGGAAACTTTACCTTGTTAATGCTTCAAGCAAAGCTGTTACAGAGG TTCCATTCTGCAGTAGTATGGATCTAGGTTTACCCTCTAAAATGGAGGAGAGCTTACAGTTCTCCCAGCCTGCTGTGACACCCAACACTCCAGCCCATTTTACTGATCCCTCCGTCCCAGATAAAGGCTTATCTCTGGCTCCTTATCTTTTATCTGAAGATATTGTCCTTACAGCCCCAGTTACACAAGATACTCTGACTTCAATGATGGATGATGTTATGAAACACCATAACATTAGCGAAAACACGCTAATTGAAAGTCCCAGTGCAAACATGTACCACCATGCAGAATTTCTAACTATCAAACCATCGCACCCACCCCTCTTTCCTTCCTTCCCTGAGGAAACAGAGTCGTCTGGGGGTCCGTGGGAGTATCATGGGTCTTTACCAGACCCAGATAAGGTGTCATTGACTGATGTGATATCAG ACTTGCATACTAAGGACATGCTTTACATGGACATTTACGAGGCAATATCAGGTGATCGTCCCTCCCAACCAG AGTATGATTACTATCATTTTGGAATAGAAGAGGCTGATCCTGGTGTTCCAGTCGGAAGACCTACAG ggaCCAATTCAATGGGATTTAGTTGGAATGAAGAATCATTCCCTCACTCTTATGACAATGAGGGTGATAATCTGGTGGACCCCAACCTGCTTGCTCCGGCGGTTTCTGAGAAGACCCTGCTGGATCTGGACAGGCAGCTCATTCATCAGCCTGTGTTTGAGTCTTACACTCTCACAG GATTATCTTCTTCGGTAGTCACATTTAAACCCTTTATGCTTAAACCAAAGAGTCTTTATTTGCTTGAAGTATCTGCAA GTTCTGAGGAGCGGCTACAGGGGAAAAGCCAGCTGTTCTTCCACACACAAGCTGTTCCAGAGGGAATGAGCTGCCAAGTGCAGCCCAACACAGGCTCTGAAATCCACACTCATTTCAGCGTCTTCTGCTCCTCTGGAAAAGAG GATCTCTTGTATAAGTACAGTTTCagtgtgggaaacactgagaGGAAACTCCTGTATGAAGGCAGGGATTTCCAACATTACTTTAGTCTTCCTAGTGGAGATCCTAATGACGATTACAAAG TCACAGTCTATATTGAAATAAAGAACCGATTTGGAGCAGCGACCAAACCATGTCCTGTGACAGTGACTGTTCGTCCAAGCTTTCAGAGAAACTCATCCTCCCAGCCCAGCCCTGATCAAGAACT GTACATATATGGAATAGGTAACCTTACCGGTCTAAGTAAGATTGGAAGCAACCTAGACATCAACAACTACATCTCTCTTTTGTCTGCGGTGCTGAACCGCTTGAGTCTGGACCCAGAGGCTTCTGTCGAGCTTCTGACTCTCACACGCACCGCCCTCGTTTCAGCGGCCTGTCAGCTGTCCATCACCGACAAG GGAGATTTATTTGAAATCATTTACAGGCTGACTGATTTGATAAGAATCTCTAGTCAG GTGAAATTTCACAGTGCCAAAGAAATAATCCAGCACGTTCAGAACCTCCCATCCCTCTTACATGAGTCCAAGCCTCCAGCAGGTCATACACTGGACATTGGGGCGGTGAATGCGCTCGTATCGCTTCTGTCTGGTGTGTTGGAGGCTCCAGTCCTGTCTTCCAGACCAGGACACCAGCTTAAAAACAAAGTGCTTTACACCGTTACTAACTTAGTACTG GATTATATGCTATCCAGCAATGTCTTGCAGTACAACGTGAATTCTAGTTTTATGGAAGTGTTAGCCCGGAAGAATAGCCAGTCTTATTCTATGGCGAAAACATTTGGCTTCACTACGTTCCACCTCACTGATTTTCTCAGGATGCAATTTCAGCAATGGAGCAGCAATGGCCAGCACAAGCCTTGCGTCATTACCTGGCTCACAGTGTACAGGCATAGCCCATTCCGCTGCTCCAGAACCATGCAG TTCAGTGGAGAGACAGCAGACATTCGGCTCTACAACTGCACCACTAGGAAGGAAATCAAAGTCCATCATATATCCACACCAGTTACCATTGCATTCcagagaaaagagaaaagaagc AGCAGACATACAGATTTCACTCTTTTGCACAGTCAGGTGAACAGTCACCAGTTCAACATAACGTCACAGACCCTTCAGAGAGCCCTTCAGATCACTGTGCAGTTTAACAGGCCAGCTGAACGCCCCTTTCCCATCCTGCTGCTGCTTAG GATGTATGAGCAGCCAACACCTAATAAGTACAACGAACAGAAAATGTATCACTGGAAAGGACAGACAGCTCACATCTTCCTCCCTCAATCCTATTTGCATG CCACTGGGGCTGTCTATCTGATGCTTCTCAGTGCAGACTATGATAAACGCCATTGTAACAAGTACATTGCCAGAGCTGTGAACTACACACTTAGCATAGAGTCTGTGGAATGTCTTTCCTGGGATGGTGTGAAGGAGTGGAAACCCAGGGGTTGTTTTTCTCATGGTGGTGTTTCTCCAGACAAGATCTACTGCAG CTCCAAAACTAACTACACACTGATAATTTTGTCGGTAATATTCCTGGCTCTATATGTGGTGGTGTTGGTCTTCTGTAGGAATGCTGATGTTTCCAAACAGAAAACTACAGGCTCATTCCTGCTTCCAGAAAACAGTCCCTCAGACAGATTCATCTATGCTGTCACCATAGATACAGGCTTTAGATCTAGAACCAGAATGACAGCAAAG GTTCACATTGTTCTATATGGAGATGTTGGTGTCTCTCAAACCAGGGAACTCAGCAGCTCTGACTCCAAACTCTTTACACGCAACTCAAGGAACACTTTTATTCTGAG CACCCCAGAGAGTCTGGGTCAAGTATGGAAGGTGCACCTTTGGCATGATAATGCAGGTTCATCTCCCAGCTGGTACCTGAGCCATGTGGTGGTAAAAGACCTGGTGCAGGGGTCCAGCTGGTTCTTCCTGGGCCAGTGTTGGATGGCAGTGGATGAGGGAGATGGAAGGGTGGAGAGGAGTTTAGCTGCTTCTAAATGTGGCCTGACATTTAAACAG TTTCTATATTTAAAACTCACAAAATACCTGGAGGATTTTCACCCGTGGCTGTCTGTGTTCAGCCGTCCATCATTCAGTTCTCACACGCACACTCAGCGTTGGAGTGTGTGTCTGCTGCTCCTGCAGGGCTACATGTGTGTCAGCGCAGTGCTCATAAATCTTTTGGAAGAACAG TGCTTTTTAGAGATGGGCCTTATTGATGTTTCACCGGTTTCCATGGTGACAGGCCTTTTCAGTGTTCTTGCTGTGATGCCGGTGGGGGGTCTGGTGTCCCTGGTGTTCCGTGTCAGTAAG ACCATGGCCCATAGTGTGTCTGGAGAGCAGTATACGGTCAAGGTGCCTGATGTCTATTCTGTAGAAG TTTCCCACTGGACTCACAGCTCTTGGACAAAAGAGTATAAG CATGGCACTCAGGATTTATCTACGTCAAAACTGCAAGAGGACCCTGACAGCATTCTGGAGACTGTGGAAGACTCCATGCCTGATGTCAACAACAGATCACATGATAAATGCAAATGGAATAAGACTGATTTAAAATCACACTCTGCAG ACATCCTAGAGAAGCAGCAGGTTTGTGGTGGTATAATCCGAAGTCTTCAATCGTGGTGTTATTATGTGGGCTGGACCCTCTGCTTGACTCTCTCTATTACATGCGTCGTCATCACGGGAACTCTTGGAGTAAA GTTCAGCAAAACAAAGACTCTTCTGTGGGCTCATTCCGTGTTCTTTTCTCTGGTCTTCTGTGGCTTTGTTCTGCATCCAGCAATG ATACTCATAATTGCTACCACAGTGTCACTGCTTCATCGAAAGAGGCCGAACTGGTTTCACAGTCTAAGTGTAACCGAGCCTGTCACTGAGTTAATGAAACACGGGGACCAAAACATTGAGACAGTCTTAGTTAGCAAATACCAGCAGGCCCATTTTGAAAAG GTGCTCGCTGCCCGTCAGAGAGCCAGGTATCTGCGtctagtgcggccaccgaattCAAAAGAGTTGAAGTGTGTGAGAGGCCAGATCAAGAAACAGACTCTCCTTTACAAAACCACAAG GGATTTGATGTTATACCTAATCATGCTATCGACGATCCTGTTTGTGACTTATGGAAAGTCTGCCAATGACAAGTACCATTTGAATCAGGCTATCAAAACTCATTTCACAAA gAGTCTGCAAAATTCTTTTTACTCCATCCAAAAGCATGACGATTGGTGGAAATGGACAACAACCACATTCATAGAGAGACTATACGACAATGCCAACCGCCATGATAAAGGAATACAAAATGAA ACAGGAGATTTCAGAGGTGATTTCTCTCTTATTGGGAGTCCAGTCATTAGAAAGATCAAGAGCACATATAACACATCATGCCAG ATTTTGAATTTGTTGGAAAAGAACAATATAAATTCCTCTGACAACCAGTCTGTGAGACACTCACTTTGTGGGAAACTTGGGTGTTATGAGGGAGAAAGAGTGAGTGTGAATCTGGGAAAAACAAG GTTCCAAGCAATCAAGTCAATTAAAAAGCTTCTGGATACAAGCTGGATGACACCATTCACCCAAATTATGATGGTCCAATTTATCTTGTACAACGGGCCCTATAACCTCTTCACATCAGTCACCATTCTAGTAGAGCAAACCTCAACAGGCGCTCTGATGCCCTCAGCAAGTGTTCAGTCCACTAGACTCTACCATTTCCCAACTGTCCTTGACTACAGTGTTATGACCTGTGAG cttcttttttttgtattcatcCTGCTTCATATGTATTGGCAAATATATGTTATGACTCAAAGGGGATGGCTTTACTGGAGAAACATTTGGAGCTGGCTAGAG ATGACAGTTATCATCTGCAGCCTTTTACGTTATATCTGCACTGTGTACACCTTTATGCTAAAAACCGAGATGATTGACTTCCTGCAGAACGGGGATTTCAAAATACGGGCTGCTCTAAGCCCCATCTTCTTTTGTGAGCAG CTTTCTCAATCAGTCCTTGGTGGTGTTGTAAACTTGCTTCTTCTGAAATGTGTGTCCCTACTACCGCTAAACAAAGCAGTAGCAGCAGCTGTGTCTTCTTGGAATGTGATCTTCTCTAACCTGCTTTGGTTACTG GCACCTGGTGTTATTGTCACAGTGGCCCTCTCTGGTCTCCGCAACTTGGTCTTTTATTCATTCCAATTTAATGGTATCACTAGATCTGCTCATTTGCTCTTCACTCGTTTCTTTTGCTTGAGCCACTTCAATGACATTTACCTCCAATCCCATGTTCCATCAACACTTTATTCTGGAGCTATATTTTGCACTAtgattccattgaatgctatg GCAATTGCCACCCTTATCGTTTTTGTGAAACAAACAAAGGcaactaaaaaaagaaaacatttaattaCTGTCTTTGAGCTGGTCTATTATGTCAAAGACATGGCTTTACTCATTACTGGCAAAGCTAATCACAAGTCAACTGACCATCATGCCCACACTAAT AGCTTTTACTTAGCAGAGTTTGAGGACCTCATGGATGAGCTGTGGTTTCATCTCTGTACCATGTCAGACAGTCTCCAAAACACCCCACCAGCAAAAGAAAATCTACTTGAAATCCAGAGCAATTTTTCATTCCCATTTTCtgagcatgtttattgctcagACTCAGAg agTGTAACTTTTGATGGAAACTGTATGAATAGCAAGCCACACAGGTTGGGGAAGAAACACAAAGGATGCCTGGATATGAGCAGTGCTTCATTTTTGTCATACAAGGAAAACACTCACAG ATTACCACTCGAACAGAGTATGTATAAGTACTTACAAGAAGGCAAAGGAAGAACGCAGGAGAAGAGCCTTTCAAGAGGGCTGAGAAATTTCAAAAACCACCTCAGAGATCCTGTCAGAGAGTTAGAAGAGAGTGGACGGGCACAAATTCTTTCTTCAGGCAAGCAGATCCATTGTGCACCAGCTGAGCGGAAGAGCATAGTGTCCTCTAAATCAGCAATGCTGCCCGATCCAAGCAGAGTGGCAGATGAGCATAATAATGCCCTCGAGACTCAAATCATCACACAAATGAAAAGGCACACTGTTCTAACCTCACCGACTTGCAAAGTGAACATAGGTCATACAGCCCGTGCCAATGAAGATGGACAGTCATGTGTGTTTAAAGCATTACCCAGTGAGGGAATGGACATTCCTATAGAAGAACAAACGGTTATTCCAGGGTACATTGAACAATGTGTGtaa